GTTTTGGTTTTGTAAGTAAATTTTCTGTGAATAGCTATTAGCAGAAAATTTACTTACAAAATAATGGTTTTGGTTGAATTAAAAATGTTCTATTAATACAGCAGATTCCAGTTACATGAAGTACGGAATAAAAGCCCGGTTTCTTCAAGAAACCGGGTTTCTATTTACCACCTTTACCTGGAAAGCGCTGTAAGTTTTTACTTACAAATCTTGTGTTTTTTCAAGCGTATAAAGAGTCTCGGATTTCTCTAGCCAAGGTTTAGTGTCAGCTTCTAAATCTTCTAATTCTTCGGAGGCTAAAATATCTATAGGTTTATCTATCAAGGTGAAAGAAGACTGAGAAGTTGTTTCAAATGTTAAAATATCTTCTTTAACTTCTGTTGCTGTTTGATAGCGCTGAGAAAAATCATACCGTACCATTTTGCTAATAATAGCTGCAAATTCCGGTTTAATTTCTGCTTTATGAGTCCAGAGAATTTCTCCAGTTCTGATGTCTTGCTGCAATTGATTGGGTGATAATCCCGTAAGACCTTTGATTGCGGTTATTCCTACTGCGTAAATATCGCTATTTGGTCGCGGACGACCTGCACATTGTTCTGGTGGGGCGTAACCTTGCGTTCCAATTCCTACTGTGAAGCGGCTAAGATTATCGGTATCAAGTAATTGTGATGTCACTTCTTTTACTGCACCAAAGTCAATGAGTACGAGTTTGTTGTCTGAATGTCTTCGGATAATATTGTTAGGTTTAATGTCGCGGTGTATTACGCCGTAACTGTGGACGAATTCTAATATTTCCAATAGTTCGATTAAAATGCCTTTAACTTCATTTTCGGAAAGCTTTTTACCAGAAACTAATTCTTGTTCTAAAGGATGTCCATCAATATATTCCTGAACTAAATAAAATTCTTCTTCTTCTTCAAAGTAGGCAAGTAACTGAGGGATTTGACTGTGTTGACCTAGCTTTTCCAGTGCTTCTGCTTCACGCGGGAATAAGCGTCTGGCAAGTTCTAAGTGTTTGGGATTATTAGTAGCTGGTTTAAGCTGCTTGACGACGCACAGTGGTTTTCCTGGGCGTTGGCCATCCTGGGCTATATAGGTTTCGCCAAATCCTCCGGAACCTAAAACTTTGATAATTTGATAGCGATTTCCGATTATTTTATTGGCTTGGTTAATTTCTTCTGCTGGTATTAAGTCTTGTAGTTCATCGTGTTGACTGATAATTTTTTGTACGATGGGTGAAGTTGCATATTGCTTTAATATTTGGCGTAATTCAACTTTTTTAAGCTGTTGAGTGGCGATTCCAGAGGTTAAGTAAGAGACTCCGCCAAGGGCGATCGCAACTATGGGGACGGCGGTGGGTAAGATTAGCTGACCGTAAATGAAAATGAAATAGCTAATGCTTCCCCACGCTAAAAGGATGCCGATCGACCAGCTAAATCTAGTTAATGCTTGCTTTCTTTGGCTGACGAAGAATCCCGTGGCTAACAAGCCGACAAAGACGAACAAGCCACGTAATGCTGGATGGGAAATTGCTTGACCGATCGCGCGCCCCTGCATTAAAGTAGCGATCGCGCTAGCATGAATTTCTACCCCTGACATGGGATCGGGATATAGCCAGCTTTCTGAAAACGGAACTTTATGGAAATCTTTTAGTTCGTTTGCTGTCGGGCCAATTAAAACTATTTTATTTTTGAATTGTTCTTTAAAAGTATTCCAGTTATCAGAATCTAATACATACCAAAAGGGAATATGAGTAAAGGTTTTATTAGGGCCGTAAAAGTAAAGCCGATCGCCTTTAGGTTGGGGATAAGTTAGGTTAGCTGCTTGTAAAGTTGCTTTATCAAAATCAAATGAGGATATTTTTAGTTTGAGGGGGTCAAAATTTTTCAGTTGATCCTGGTATTCTTCGGCTAATCGTTTATTATATTCGGTGGCAAATCGACGAATCCGACCATCCATTTCTAGGGGATAATTAACCGAGCCTATAGATATGGGTTTCGTCCAAAATTGGGCTTGGGGTAATATTAATTGAGTGCTGATACCTTGGCGTGTTTGGGTATTTTCATAAGAAGCAGCTAAAGTAACGCGCCCTGCGTAACGTTCCAGTACTTGTTGCAATTGCCGATCGTCTGCCGTTCCATAGCGACTTGGTGTATCGAATAAAACATCAAGCGCTACAGAACGCGCGCCGGCTTTCATCAGTCGATCGATCGCTAGAGCATAAGCAGACCTTTTCCAAGGCCATTGTTTGAGAGGTTCTAAATAAGCAAACTTTTTGGGATCGGTTAAATATATTTCTCGACCTTGCATTAGAGACTCGTCATCCATTGCCAAGATTACGACGTCATCGGGGGGGCTAACCGGGCCTCTTAATTCAAAAAACAAGGTTTGTACTTTATTTTCTATGTTTTGTACTAGACCCAAGTTAGCACTGGTAGCAATTGCTGCTAGCAATGCCCAAGCCCCCGTCAGTACGTGAGTGAGACTTTTCAGACGAGAAGACTGGCGTGCGGATGCCGTTAAGGTGGTTTTGGTTAACTGAGTTTTGGCAGAACTTTGTCGATTTGTTGGGGGCAAAGAACTTTCATTTGTCATATGCTGCCTCGGAACTTCAATTAAGCACTTAAGTGTATGTCTGGATAAGTTGTATTCACATCCACCTAAGTGAGATATATCGAACTGTTTGCTTGAGAACGATCGATAAATTTTAGATTGCAGGCTTGACATCACAGGTAAATCCGGATCTGCTGCACTCAAGACGAACTTTTTTTCAGCGCTACTTAAGTCAGGTAGGTAAAATCCGTCTTTAATTTCGGTCGGAAGTTAAATAAAACGATCGTCTATTACCACTATGACCGATCGAAGCACTATACATATAGCTAATTTATGCGATGTACTGGTTTGGTTGGAAGATTTGTTATATTAACGAACAAAGCTGTAAAGTTTTTCCCTACTAAACTAGTCAGAACTATACAAAAGTTATCACGAAGCCAAGTATAACCAATTTTTATCCTGAACTTATTTATCAATGCTAGCTATGGATATACTACGAACTGAAAAATGCCTGCCTTAAGTTCGATACTAAAACTTAAATTTATTGCAACGGGACTATCCTACCACCTTGGCTTGACCCACATACACTTTCTGTCTTAATCTGACTAATTGTTAACTCGTACTTGCCGATTCTCCATTTACACTATATCGTGCGTATTTGGTTAGCGATCGGTCTCTCAAATCAGTTGTTTGCTGCGGTGGGATCGGTTCGACGGGCGGCTTGCCAAGACCTCACCCTTCCCGAATCAACTCTCTAACAGCGCAACCACGATCGGAGATCTGTACGGAAAGCTAAGAAACTGCTTTAATAAAACCCTATATGGCAAACTCTACTTTTGGCATTACCTACCATTCAAGCAAATTGATTACCAATTTGTCATTTATGTCAAGTAGTGCCTTGGGAAAGACTAAAATGCCCCAACTAGTAGCGTTTAAAGCAACCTGAATGTCAATAAACCTTATAAAAGCTAGCCTAGAGAGAGATGACTTTACGTAAATATGCCTAAAGGAGGAAACTAAACAAACTTGTGCTTAACTAACCTTCAAGTAAGTCAGTTTGAAGGTAAAGTTTAAAAAAGAACGATTACCTTAGGGTCAACCCTATCAAACTATTCTTATGGAAACTCAATAAAATAGACAGTTTCACAGCTTAGGCAAGTTAAACAAAAAAAATTGATAATCAATTAAATTACTAGTTATTAACTTTGTTAAAGCAGAATTGCTATAATTGAGTATTCCAATAAAATTCTTTTCTACTACTTTTAGGTCTAAGTTTCTATGGCTTACTCAATGAACCGTCTTTCTATTTTTGTAGACGGCAACAATATGTTCTACGCGCAACAAAAAAATGGTTGGTTTTTCGATCCGCGTCGGGTGTTACAACATTTTACAAGCGAACCAGATACGATGCTGGTCAACGCTTTTTGGTATACCGGATTAAAAGACCCCCAAGACCAGCGAGGATTCCGAGATGCTTTGATTAGTCTGGGTTATACGGTGCGTACTAAAATACTAAAAGAGTACTACGATGATAACTCCGGTCGATATTCTCAAAAAGCTAATTTGGATATCGAAATCGTTGTTGATATGTTTAACACCGTAGATCAATATGACAAAGTGGTGCTATTCAGTGGCGATGGAGATTTTGAAAGAGCTATTGAATTATTACGTTCTAAAAATACCCATATTACAGTAGTCTCGACAGAAGGAATGATCGCTAGAGAGTTACGGAACGCCACCGATCGATATATCGATTTAAATGATATTCGCGAACACATTGAAAAAATTGACTATTAAGTGAGACCTATATTTCTAAAAAAAGGTAACTGAAAAGACAGAATATAGTATGAAGCTGCAACGCACTTAATTTACATATTTAAGCTGATGATGAAATGTCGAATATAAAATAAAAATAGGCGGGGTTTCCTCAATAATAAAAATAAGTAAATTAAATGCGTATAAGCTGAAAAACTATACCAAATGCAAACAAAAAAAATTTAAAAAAGGCTGATGAGTTATAGGTGAAAAAAATCCTGAATTCAAGGTGGCATTTATCTATTGCCTTGTCAGTTACCATTTTGGTATCTCACTTGGTAGGGATTAATTAGTTGTTCAACAAGAAGAGGACATTTTTTGGTAATTATGAAAAATCCAACTAAACCAGAAAAAATAATTATTTTCGATACGACACTCCGGGATGGAGAACAGTCTCCGGGAGCTAGTTTGAATGTTGATGAAAAAGTCACAATTGCTCGCCAGTTGGCGCGATTGGGAGTAGATGTAATTGAGGGTGGTTTTCCATTCGCCAGTCCAGGGGATTTTGAAGCGGTACAAAAAATTGCTCAGGTGGTGGGGGTAGAAAATGGGCCAATTATTTGTGGTTTGGCAAGAGCTACCCGTCAGGATATCCAAACCGCAGCAGAAGCGCTCAAACCTGCGGCACATCCACGCATTCATACATTTATCGCCACTTCTGATATTCACCTGAAGTACAAGTTGCGGAAAACTAGGGAAGAGGTGTTGGCGATCGCAGAAGAAATGGTAGCTTATGCTAAATCCTTCGTGGATGATGTAGAATTTTCCCCGGAAGATGCCGGACGTAGCGATCCCGAATTCCTTTACTTGATGCTCGAAAAAGCGATCGCAGCTGGTGCAACCACCGTCAATATACCCGACACAGTCGGTTACATCACGCCTACCGAATTTGGCGACTTAATTCGCGGCATTAAAGAAAACGTTCCCAACATCGACAAAGCAATTATTTCCGTTCACGGTCATAACGATTTAGGATTAGCAGTAGCTAACTTCTTAGAAGCAGTAAAAAATGGCGCACGACAGTTAGAATGCACCATTAACGGCATCGGAGAACGTGCTGGCAATGCTTCCTTAGAAGAATTAGTGATGGCACTCCACGTCCGGCGACAATATTACAATCCATTTTTAGGTCGTTCCCCCGAATCAGAAGAACCATTAACTAATATTGATACTCGCCAAATTTACAAAACATCTCGTTTAGTTTCCAACTTAACGGGAATGTTAGTACAACCGAATAAAGCAATTGTGGGAGCAAATGCTTTTGCACACGAATCTGGCATTCACCAAGATGGCGTGCTGAAAAATAAGCTCACCTATGAAATTATGGATGCACAATTGATTGGTTTAACAGACAATCAAATCGTGTTAGGAAAACATTCCGGTCGCCATGCCTTCGGAACTCGCTTGAAAGAGTTAGGATTTGAACTTTCAGAGAGCGATTTGAACAAGGCATTTGTTAAATTTAAAGAAGTTGCAGACAAGAAAAAAGAAATCACCGATTGGGATTTGGAAGCAATCGTTAATGACGAAACTCAACAAGCTCCCGATCTTTTCCGCGTAGAATTGGTGCAGGTTTCCTGCGGTAGTAATGCTCGTCCGACAGCAACCGTCACGATTCGCACTCCAGAAGGTCAAGAATTGATGGATGCTGCGATCGGCACCGGCCCAGTTGATGCGGTTTATAAGGCAATTAACCGAGTAGTAAATGTGCCGAATCAGTTAATTGAATTTTCCGTGCAATCTGTCACTGCTGGCATTGATGCGATTGGGGAAGTTACTATTCGTTTGCGGCATGGAGAGCGCATTTTTTCTGGTCATGCTGCTAACACGGATATTATTGTTGCTTCTGCACAAGCTTACGTGAATGCTTTGAATCGTCTCTATGCTTGGTTGCAGAATAAGGAAGGACAAAAGGAAGAGGAAAACGCTTCTGCTGCGGGGATGAAGGGAGTTTAATTAAGAAACCGGGTTTCTGTGAGAAACCCGGTTTTTTTTAAGGGGAAAAAGTAAGCTTGAAAGCTTTTTTTTACCACAGATGTCCACAGATGAACACAGATGAACACAGATGTGGTTAGAGATTTTTTGTGGGGTGTCTAGATAATTTGAGATGATAAAATGGTTTTAAGCATTCAAGCACAACATTATGTCTGAAATTATGGTTGCCGTTTATGAAAACGGCGTTTTACGTCCTTTGAATCCGGTTTCTTTTAATGAAGGTCAAACAGTTAGATTACAAGTGATACCGGATGTTGATTCGGAAGATTCAAAAAATGAGTCAGAAACAACAATTCAAAGTTTAGCTAACCAAGGAAAAATTACTTTATCGCCTAAACGCGGTCAAGTAGATATCGAGGAACTATCCCGCCGTCATCGGAATAGAAAATTGATCAAAATAGAAGGTAAACCGCTTTCTGAAACTATCATAGAGGATCGCGGTCAGTGGTAAATACTTACAGCACTTTTGAGATGTATGAGGTACAAAGTGATGCCTAAAACCCTTGTGAAGTTAGCTTCTATTGTACCTCATAAACCCCGAATCCGCTGTATTTTCTCGATACCAGTGCTTTGGTGAAACGCTATGTTGCTGAAACGGGTAGCGATTGGATTAAATCTATCACCGATCCTGCTACGGGAAATGACTTGGTGATTGCTCAGATAACTTGGGTAGAAATTCTCAGCGCTTTAGCTCGTCGTCAAAGAGAAGGGAGTATCGCAGCTGATGATTTCGACTTAATTTTGCAAGACCTACGCCAGGATTTCAATAACCAGTATCAAATTATCGAAGTTGACCAAGTGCTATTAGAAAAAGCAGGAGAACTGGTTATTAAATATCCTCTACGCGCTTATGATGCTATCCAATTAGCATCAGCGTTACAGCTACAATCTAATTTTGCTCAAATGCCAAATACCCAATTAATTTTTGTGACGGCTGATGTTCGTTTAATTAATATTGCTCAGTCTGAAAATTTGATAGCTGATAATCCTAATAATTATCCTTGAGAGTGCGATCGCACTTTACTTATCTTCATATTATTTATTGAGTTGTAGTTAAAATTTAAACTAATTTATAGGCAAAAAAGGTAAAATCTTAGATTAATATGCACCACAGCTTTATCGGTAAAAGGATAGGGAAAAATGTTGGGATGGATATTTGGTGGTTTGGTAAGAAATTTGGAACGAGCCGCTAATGATGTTTCACAGAATTTTGTGAAATCTAGCGGAGAAGAAATAGAGAGATTGTTTGATGATAAATTATCCCCTTTAGCTGATAAGTTAGACTATATCGCTGAAAAAAGAATCAAAGAATCTAGAGCGGAAATTGAAGCATTAGAAAATAAAACGAAAGCTGATATTGAAACTTTGCTCGATCGGGCCGATGAAAAAGCAAGGCAAAATCTAGAAAAAATCGATTTGGTGCGGCAAGAAACCCTGGCAGATTTAAGATCGACGATTACTCAAACAGATGCTTATTTAGAAAATCGCATTAACCAAATTTCCCTAGTGGTAATGGAAGCTTTCGATAGTACCAATAAAGCTTTATTGGAAGTTAATAATTTGGAAAATAAAATGTTTGCGGATGCAAATTATTTAGTCGATAAGTTAATTCGGGAAATTGACGAAGTTTTAGAAGGAAAACTTGAGAAATTCAATACAATTCTGCAAAGATATTTAGATCATGCTTTGCCTGGGCCATTTGATAAATGCAAACGCAGGCTGAATATTCACTGGAAATTTGGTAATCAAATTTCTGATATGGATCTTTATCGATTGGCTGAATGCTACGAATTGAGTAAATTAGATGAAAATACATCTATTGAGAAAATAGTGGAAATTTACGGACAATTACAACTAAATGCGGCTAGAATGGCGGCGTTAGTGCGAAATGCGCCTATATTGAAAAGAATTGCTGTGGATGATTGGCTGAAATATGGAGTTATTTCGGAGTTTTGGTACGATACTTTGAAAGCGTATGATTCTAATGTTACGCTGCTAAAGCCTTCAATAAAACAAGCATTGTTAAACGAGAGTACTGACAATTATTAGATATATTTTGGTGAGATTTTCCTAAAATTTTAGTAAGGATAAGCATAATGAGAACTGGTGATGATTGGAAAACCCCATTGGGTGTATATGAAAGAGCGATCGCAGAATTAGCAATTACGCGCCAAGAACTTCAGGCAGAGTTAAAAAATTTAAAAGAACTGGAAAGTTGGAAAGCTAATTTGAGAGCGGAAATTCAAAGTGCTAAGGCAGATTTACAAGCTATCAAATCAGAACAACAAACTTTTCAAGCTCATCTAGAAGCAACTAAAAAAGAGTTAAGTGCTACTCAAATAGAGTTAAAAAACGTAAAAGCCGAACTAGAAAGTAAAAAATCCGAAATCCCCGATATTCAAACAAAATTAGAAACTACAAATACCCTCTTAAAAAGCTTCAGTACTGAAGCCCAAAAAGCAGTTGGTTTTGCCATATCAGAAGCTAAAGATGCCAAAAATCAAGCTGAGAATGCTTTGTCACAAATAGCTGGACTGAAAAATCAGCAGGTAGTTAAAGATTCTCCATCTAAAAATAAAACTGAGTCAACTAATTTTACTTCTGACTATAATACTAGTTCTAACCCTACGGGAGAAGTAATTATGATGTTAAACGGTGTATCGGGAATAACTACTGCTCATCCCAGAGATTTTGAAAAAGCTAGACAGCTTTTTGTACTTAAAGATCGAACTTCCGTGAGAATGTGGACAAATCCGGTAGGTGTCGATCACGTATTTTTGGCTGATGCTAATGGGAATATGGTTTATGGTGGCTTCGTAGGCTGGATTCACTCACAAAATCTTTCCAGAGCTTTAGAAGATATTAGAAGATATTTTACATAAAGTTTTGTTAAAACTAGCAAAACAAAGATTGAAAATGGAATAATTATTGCTTAGAAACCATAAATGTTACGTGCTTGAGAGGATACAAATATCATTCATTTAGTTCTACCAAGCAGCATCAGTATATCTTTGACACTTATGTAAATAACTAATATAGTTTGGAAAAGCTGCCCTAATTGCATCATTGGATCGAAACGCCAGCCATAAGTAATTAAAATAGTACCAACAAATAACAGCATAGTTGTTGCTAATACAGATAGGAATATTTCTACTATAATAGAGAAGTGACTCCAGTTTCTAGATTTCCGGTTTATTAGAGTAACTTTCAGTGCTAAATATATTAAGCTCCAAATTAAATATGCTAACCCGCTCAAACCTACCAAATTAAAATTAACATTGATCATATTCCACGCCTATATAGACCTAGATAGAAATAAATTACTAAGCTATAATAACAGATAAAACGCCCAAACTGGTGGGATAATCATATTTATTTAAGTTTGGCTATGTTTATTAACTATTTGCATTTTTATAAACATCCGCTCTACAAATTTCCATAAACCACTCTGGCTTTTTCAACTCTTGAAAGCCAAATTGCTGATAAAGTCGATGAGCATCTTTCGTGGCTAGCATCCATCGCCGCAAACCTTGTAATTCTGGATGTGCCATAATCGTTTCTATCAACCACGTACCCAAACCTAAACCGCGATAGTCTTCTAAAATAAACACATCAGAAAAATAAGCAAAAGTGGAATAATCTGTAATTACTCTGGCAAAACCAATTTGCTTTTCTCCCTCATACACTCCAAAACAAAAAGAGTTATCGATACATTTTTGAACGACTGCTAAAGGGATATTTTCAGCCCAATAGGAATTGCTGAGGAAATTATGAATTACTTCTAAATCTAATTTAGATTTGTCGGTACTGATGGAAAACTTATTTTTTAATTCTGCGATCGTCATAACCAGGAAAAAATGCTTTATAAGAAATAATCCTGATGTCAAACAGGAAAACACGGATTCTATTTTAGATATTGTAACGTTCAAGTACCTAAATTTACAGACTAGAAACTATGAGACAGCTTTACAGAACTTTTCTGGCACTTCCACTAATTACTGGTATCGCATTAACCGCCTTACCGAGTCAAAGCATCGCCGCACCAAGTTTTGCCCAGTATCGGGTTACGCAGAGGTATAATGGGAGACCAGCAGCTGTTAACCTGAACAGCCCCCAGGCGCGGAGATTTCGCACTGTTTTAACTAATGGGGCTAGGCGCGGGCCGAATTTTGCCGGACAATATACGGTGGTAACTTGGGGTTGCGGTACGGAATGTCAGCAAGTTGCGATCGTCGATGCCAAAACTGGTAGAGTTTACATGACGGGCATTACTGCTTCGCTTGGCGTGAAGCATCAGCTAAATAGTCGGTTGTTGGTGGTTAATCCGCCAGAGGAAATTGCCCAGTTATCTCCAGAATACGCACGCCGGATTTCCACTAAATACTATATCTGGCAGAATAATACATTGAGGCAAATTTCCTCATCGACTAATCGCTAAATTTAATTAGTTTAGATTTTAAATTGTCGTAAAATAATTTAAAATCTAAACTCTCAATCCTCAATGACCGATCCTCAACCCGCATCTTGGCGCGATGTTCGCGCCGCTTTCCAAAAAATTTGGGGATATGATGATTTTCGTCCGCCCCAAGGAGAAATTATTCGCACTTTGTTAGAACAAAAAGATGCGA
This DNA window, taken from Leptolyngbyaceae cyanobacterium, encodes the following:
- a CDS encoding serine/threonine-protein kinase; amino-acid sequence: MTNESSLPPTNRQSSAKTQLTKTTLTASARQSSRLKSLTHVLTGAWALLAAIATSANLGLVQNIENKVQTLFFELRGPVSPPDDVVILAMDDESLMQGREIYLTDPKKFAYLEPLKQWPWKRSAYALAIDRLMKAGARSVALDVLFDTPSRYGTADDRQLQQVLERYAGRVTLAASYENTQTRQGISTQLILPQAQFWTKPISIGSVNYPLEMDGRIRRFATEYNKRLAEEYQDQLKNFDPLKLKISSFDFDKATLQAANLTYPQPKGDRLYFYGPNKTFTHIPFWYVLDSDNWNTFKEQFKNKIVLIGPTANELKDFHKVPFSESWLYPDPMSGVEIHASAIATLMQGRAIGQAISHPALRGLFVFVGLLATGFFVSQRKQALTRFSWSIGILLAWGSISYFIFIYGQLILPTAVPIVAIALGGVSYLTSGIATQQLKKVELRQILKQYATSPIVQKIISQHDELQDLIPAEEINQANKIIGNRYQIIKVLGSGGFGETYIAQDGQRPGKPLCVVKQLKPATNNPKHLELARRLFPREAEALEKLGQHSQIPQLLAYFEEEEEFYLVQEYIDGHPLEQELVSGKKLSENEVKGILIELLEILEFVHSYGVIHRDIKPNNIIRRHSDNKLVLIDFGAVKEVTSQLLDTDNLSRFTVGIGTQGYAPPEQCAGRPRPNSDIYAVGITAIKGLTGLSPNQLQQDIRTGEILWTHKAEIKPEFAAIISKMVRYDFSQRYQTATEVKEDILTFETTSQSSFTLIDKPIDILASEELEDLEADTKPWLEKSETLYTLEKTQDL
- a CDS encoding NYN domain-containing protein, which encodes MAYSMNRLSIFVDGNNMFYAQQKNGWFFDPRRVLQHFTSEPDTMLVNAFWYTGLKDPQDQRGFRDALISLGYTVRTKILKEYYDDNSGRYSQKANLDIEIVVDMFNTVDQYDKVVLFSGDGDFERAIELLRSKNTHITVVSTEGMIARELRNATDRYIDLNDIREHIEKIDY
- a CDS encoding 2-isopropylmalate synthase yields the protein MKNPTKPEKIIIFDTTLRDGEQSPGASLNVDEKVTIARQLARLGVDVIEGGFPFASPGDFEAVQKIAQVVGVENGPIICGLARATRQDIQTAAEALKPAAHPRIHTFIATSDIHLKYKLRKTREEVLAIAEEMVAYAKSFVDDVEFSPEDAGRSDPEFLYLMLEKAIAAGATTVNIPDTVGYITPTEFGDLIRGIKENVPNIDKAIISVHGHNDLGLAVANFLEAVKNGARQLECTINGIGERAGNASLEELVMALHVRRQYYNPFLGRSPESEEPLTNIDTRQIYKTSRLVSNLTGMLVQPNKAIVGANAFAHESGIHQDGVLKNKLTYEIMDAQLIGLTDNQIVLGKHSGRHAFGTRLKELGFELSESDLNKAFVKFKEVADKKKEITDWDLEAIVNDETQQAPDLFRVELVQVSCGSNARPTATVTIRTPEGQELMDAAIGTGPVDAVYKAINRVVNVPNQLIEFSVQSVTAGIDAIGEVTIRLRHGERIFSGHAANTDIIVASAQAYVNALNRLYAWLQNKEGQKEEENASAAGMKGV
- a CDS encoding antitoxin family protein gives rise to the protein MSEIMVAVYENGVLRPLNPVSFNEGQTVRLQVIPDVDSEDSKNESETTIQSLANQGKITLSPKRGQVDIEELSRRHRNRKLIKIEGKPLSETIIEDRGQW
- a CDS encoding type II toxin-antitoxin system VapC family toxin, translating into MYFLDTSALVKRYVAETGSDWIKSITDPATGNDLVIAQITWVEILSALARRQREGSIAADDFDLILQDLRQDFNNQYQIIEVDQVLLEKAGELVIKYPLRAYDAIQLASALQLQSNFAQMPNTQLIFVTADVRLINIAQSENLIADNPNNYP
- a CDS encoding GNAT family N-acetyltransferase, producing the protein MTIAELKNKFSISTDKSKLDLEVIHNFLSNSYWAENIPLAVVQKCIDNSFCFGVYEGEKQIGFARVITDYSTFAYFSDVFILEDYRGLGLGTWLIETIMAHPELQGLRRWMLATKDAHRLYQQFGFQELKKPEWFMEICRADVYKNANS